The Benincasa hispida cultivar B227 chromosome 9, ASM972705v1, whole genome shotgun sequence genome has a segment encoding these proteins:
- the LOC120085566 gene encoding uncharacterized protein LOC120085566 isoform X1, producing MTDMAGFSVRASIQLQHRVLSISWVKKSGVFTCLKARVYSSSGPVRYIPKRSLNDKKSRTHSAPEIVNENDFSSGLDVNARRIEVKHRDAVRRSNVNDKLHDENQYEKENYSAGGSMLELEDEFDDNLSHVDDLLQEPEAVDEELNIYDKKCYDGNNDLRGNKTKQDAEKCYDGNNDLRSNKSKQDAEKLAIELLATRAFTAVELRKKLLGKRISPDTVEVVINDFKSRGLINDGLYAEAFSRSRWSSFSWGPRKIKQALVNKGIGGEVAQKAIKLVFEDGEESSDGMSSVGLSKVSMDHLFVQASKQWMRVRDAPEETRKSRIIRWLQYRGFDWGVTRTILKKLETEYPP from the exons ATGACAGACATGGCGGGATTCAGCGTCCGAGCCTCAATTCAGCTTCAACATAGAGTTCTTTCAATATCCTG GGTGAAGAAAAGCGGCGTTTTTACTTGCTTGAAAGCCAGAGTGTATAGCTCATCAGGTCCTGTTAGGTACATTCCAAAAAGGTCTTTAAATGATAAGAAATCAAGAACACATTCGGCACCGGAAATTGTGAATGAAAACGATTTCAGTAGTGGGTTGGATGTTAATGCTCGGAGGATTGAGGTTAAACATAGGGATGCAGTACGGAGAAGTAACGTTAATGATAAATTGCATGATGAAAATCAGTATGAGAAGGAAAACTACTCAGCTGGTGGAAGTATGCTAG AACTGGAAGATGAATTTGATGACAATTTGAGCCATGTTGATGATCTCTTGCAAGAGCCTGAGGCAGTAGATGAGGAGTTAAATATTTATGACAAGAAATGTTACGATGGAAATAATGATTTGCGGGGAAATAAAACCAAGCAAGATGCTGAGAAATGTTATGATGGAAATAATGATTTGCGGAGTAATAAAAGCAAGCAAGATGCTGAGAAATTGGCAATTGAATTACTTGCAACAAG AGCCTTTACTGCAGTTGAGCTGAGGAAAAAATTGCTTGGCAAGAGGATCTCTCCGGACACAGTGGAAGTAGTGATCAATGATTTCAAGAGCAG GGGGTTGATCAACGATGGTTTATATGCCGAAGCATTTTCTCGTTCGAGGTGGTCTTCCTTCAGTTGGGGACCCAGGAAGATCAAGCAG GCACTAGTAAATAAGGGGATAGGAGGGGAAGTTGCTCAGAAGGCAATTAAACTGGTTTTTGAAGATGGTGAAGAATCAAGTGATGGAATGTCAAGTGTGGGATTGTCAAAGGTTTCAATGGATCATTTATTTGTCCAAGCCTCGAAACAGTGGATGCGAGTTCGGGATGCACCGGAAGAGACTAGAAAATCAAGAATAATTAGGTGGCTTCAATACCGGGGTTTCGACTGGGGTGTTACTAGAACCATTCTAAAGAAGTTAGAAACTGAGTACCCTCCTTag
- the LOC120085566 gene encoding uncharacterized protein LOC120085566 isoform X2 — MTDMAGFSVRASIQLQHRVLSISWVKKSGVFTCLKARVYSSSGPVRYIPKRSLNDKKSRTHSAPEIVNENDFSSGLDVNARRIEVKHRDAVRRSNVNDKLHDENQYEKENYSAGGSMLEPEAVDEELNIYDKKCYDGNNDLRGNKTKQDAEKCYDGNNDLRSNKSKQDAEKLAIELLATRAFTAVELRKKLLGKRISPDTVEVVINDFKSRGLINDGLYAEAFSRSRWSSFSWGPRKIKQALVNKGIGGEVAQKAIKLVFEDGEESSDGMSSVGLSKVSMDHLFVQASKQWMRVRDAPEETRKSRIIRWLQYRGFDWGVTRTILKKLETEYPP; from the exons ATGACAGACATGGCGGGATTCAGCGTCCGAGCCTCAATTCAGCTTCAACATAGAGTTCTTTCAATATCCTG GGTGAAGAAAAGCGGCGTTTTTACTTGCTTGAAAGCCAGAGTGTATAGCTCATCAGGTCCTGTTAGGTACATTCCAAAAAGGTCTTTAAATGATAAGAAATCAAGAACACATTCGGCACCGGAAATTGTGAATGAAAACGATTTCAGTAGTGGGTTGGATGTTAATGCTCGGAGGATTGAGGTTAAACATAGGGATGCAGTACGGAGAAGTAACGTTAATGATAAATTGCATGATGAAAATCAGTATGAGAAGGAAAACTACTCAGCTGGTGGAAGTATGCTAG AGCCTGAGGCAGTAGATGAGGAGTTAAATATTTATGACAAGAAATGTTACGATGGAAATAATGATTTGCGGGGAAATAAAACCAAGCAAGATGCTGAGAAATGTTATGATGGAAATAATGATTTGCGGAGTAATAAAAGCAAGCAAGATGCTGAGAAATTGGCAATTGAATTACTTGCAACAAG AGCCTTTACTGCAGTTGAGCTGAGGAAAAAATTGCTTGGCAAGAGGATCTCTCCGGACACAGTGGAAGTAGTGATCAATGATTTCAAGAGCAG GGGGTTGATCAACGATGGTTTATATGCCGAAGCATTTTCTCGTTCGAGGTGGTCTTCCTTCAGTTGGGGACCCAGGAAGATCAAGCAG GCACTAGTAAATAAGGGGATAGGAGGGGAAGTTGCTCAGAAGGCAATTAAACTGGTTTTTGAAGATGGTGAAGAATCAAGTGATGGAATGTCAAGTGTGGGATTGTCAAAGGTTTCAATGGATCATTTATTTGTCCAAGCCTCGAAACAGTGGATGCGAGTTCGGGATGCACCGGAAGAGACTAGAAAATCAAGAATAATTAGGTGGCTTCAATACCGGGGTTTCGACTGGGGTGTTACTAGAACCATTCTAAAGAAGTTAGAAACTGAGTACCCTCCTTag